A window of Sphingobacterium kitahiroshimense genomic DNA:
CAACAAACCCATAATGCTTATCATAAGCGATAATACGGGTGTCCATATTTAATTTATCTTCTTCCATAATTATACTTTAAAGTATTAACAATTAAAAACACCATATTGTTCAAGAGAAAACCTTGAAGTTAACGCTTTACTTTAAATACAACCATTGACAAGCTACTGCTTTTAATTCCCCTACAATTACAAACTTAATTTCATGGTCTTGTGATTTTTAAAGAAATCAATTCCTATATTTATATAGCTTATAATACCTATTATAGATCAAGTAACATGTTTAGCAATAAGAACCTACTCTATATCATTTCACTTTTTGTATTCATTAATTGTCATGGACAGCATGCGATTAATCATAAAGATCCAGCAGAAATCATAGAGCAAAAAGAACAGTTATCATTAAACAAAGACTATTCAACACTTGGAGACCTGATTTACACGATTGATTTTCAAGTAAAAACAGATAATGTAAATGATTATGAAGATGGTTTCATTCCTTGGATACAATTAGAAAAACCCGAAGCTGACATGGCCAATCTTCATAATAAGGATGAAATTGTATTGAACAACTCTTCAGTAGAAATACTTATAGACTACCCCCTAAACAAGGAATATAAGTTCACGATAACATCAGAAAAGGGTTTTACGAGAGAACAATTATTACATGCAATCAGTAAACAATATTACATCCTCTATGAGGAAGAAGAAAATAGTGCTTCCGTGAAAACGGTTCCATTGGAGAAAAGGACGACCATGTACAATCGAAATGAAACAGATGGTAAATACGGAATATGGGGGCATGATATAGCAGATTTAGTTCTTTCCAGCATTTTAGTCTACAGATCAAATAATGGAAAAACAATACTTGCACTTCAGATTGAGTCCTAAATCAGTACTGCGAACTATTGACCTATGGCATAAAAATCATCAATAAAAATATCATTTTTGACAGCAATGCATAAATTGAAACGATCACCTTCCAAACATAAATGTAAAAAGCTCCTTTTATCAATTAAAATAAACATATATATGGACAAAAAAATAATATTACTTTTAGCAAGTTACATTTTAGGGTTTTCAAATTCATATGCACAGGTGACTTCATTTAACATTGACAGCACCAAATTCAAAAAAGAGGTAGCATTGGAATTGGATTCGATCTTCTTTAAAGATCAAGAATATCGAAAACAGTATATACAACTTACTAGAAATGGTGCCGATAAAAATGAATTAGCCATTGCATCCAATAATATTCGAATTGCAGATTCGCTCAATCTGATAACAGTTACAAAAATACTTGACCATGATGGCTGGATGGGACCACAGGACATCGGTATGTTTGCCAGTCAAGGTCTATTTTTAGTTATTCAGCACGCAAATTTAACTATTCAGGAAAAGTATCTACCAATAGTCGAGGAGGCTGAAAAGAACGGTAAAACCTTTTCTAGTAATTTGGCCATCTTAAAAGATAGAATTGCCGTCCGAAAAGGCCAAGAACAGCCGTACGGAAGTCAAGGATTCACCGACAAAAAGACTAAGAAAAATTTTATTTATCCAATTATGGACATTAATAATCTTGACAAAAGAAGAGCAGCTATGGGACTTCCACCCATGGTAGAATATGTACCTGGATGGAATATAGAAAAGTACAATACGGATTTACCTGAGATAAAAGAAGCTATAAAAATAATGAAACAGTAACCACAAAATCCTCACGTTCATGAAGAACTGCATTTTTCCTAATGAGATTAAGTTCAGTTGAGCACACAAAAGCGCCTTCTATATAAAGAAGGCGCTTTTATCAATTATGTCTTTAGAATTATTAATAGACAAAAAAACCTTAAATATTTAACGAATACGTGACCTTAGTGAGTCCTCCCGTTTAGCATCCCAGTAGCCACAGTCAAGCTCTATAAATACCGAGGTGTAAGGTTGTAATGATTCCGTCTTAAGAACAACCACTTTAAACAGTTTTGATGCCTCATCTATTTTTTTGAATATCGCTTCGTGTGGAATATCCTGAACAGTATATTTACTCCAGAGGGCTTTAACCTCCTTTTTATACTTATCTACACCTTTTACTAAACCCTCATCCAGATAATCGAGTTCTGCATCCTGATAGATAATCGGTTTGATATGAGCCTGCATCTGAAATATACTGTCCATTTCGCGCAGCACATCCATCATTTCTGCTCCCGTATTGATCATCACAATATCCGAATTATTAGGTGCTGGGTAGGCCTTATCAACAATCAAAATCCAGTTCCGATGTCCCAACAAAGGCAGCTTCTCTTCTAACCTTTGTTGCCAATCCTTATTGTTTACGCTTCCCTTTTGCTGAACACTGGCGGGTTGACAAGCGACTAAAGAAAGTATCAGCAGCAATACTATTATAGTTCTCAATCTTCTTATCATGACCAGCTAATCTGAAGTAAATCCCCCTTGTTCAGTTGAAGTTCCTTCTGAAATGTTACTGTTAACGTACCCGAAGCGTCCTCTACTCTCGACAATTTTAGGGGTTTATTATTTAGAACTGCTTTTAGTCGATCCTTTTGCACAGGCTCATTTCTGACCTTACCTATCGAAAGCTTCTGCAACTGTAAATTTCCATAAGCCACAGACAGCTGACTTGTCTGTTCAGTATTTTGTTGAATCTGTTCATAACTTCCCCATGCTTCCGCTGTTGTGAAAGGGCTTTTGAACTTTTCTGGCAATACCTTCGGTGCAAAAGCCAAGTATTTATTAGGACCATGATACGCATATCCACAAGCATTCACAAATGTACCATAGCTTGCCATGGCACGGGCATAATGATCACTACATTCTATTTCATTAAATGGATTCCGCTTTGCAGCATGGTAACGGTCATGAATGACCCGGGTCAAAACTAAGCTCTCCTCCACCATACCTTCTGCCATCATATGCGCGGCTACCTGATGTTCAAATCCGCTCATACATTCATGAAAATAACCCAATTGCCAGGTTTCATTTTCCCCATAAGCTTTCGCTTCATTTTTAGGGTTGGTATTCATCACCATCCCCCCCTCTCCGGAAAGAGCATAAGGACGACCATTCAAATGCGTTTTGATATAAGGGCCTACATCCATTGTAAAGTTGTACTTCCATAAAGCACGTAAAGCCGCCAATGTCTGTTTTTGATCATTGATACGGGGCATCCCCAATTGAAAAGTCCATGCCTGTCCATACACCTGATCAATATGGCAAGTGTTGTAAGAACCCAGATTTTTACGGCCAGATTCTGTATTGGGACGATGAATATAATAATCACCATTAAAGAGTTCTTTATCCATATTCACAGAGCCTTTCTTGACATAATCGTAGCACAATTTTGCAAAACTCCT
This region includes:
- a CDS encoding DUF6624 domain-containing protein, whose product is MDKKIILLLASYILGFSNSYAQVTSFNIDSTKFKKEVALELDSIFFKDQEYRKQYIQLTRNGADKNELAIASNNIRIADSLNLITVTKILDHDGWMGPQDIGMFASQGLFLVIQHANLTIQEKYLPIVEEAEKNGKTFSSNLAILKDRIAVRKGQEQPYGSQGFTDKKTKKNFIYPIMDINNLDKRRAAMGLPPMVEYVPGWNIEKYNTDLPEIKEAIKIMKQ
- a CDS encoding RbsD/FucU domain-containing protein, which translates into the protein MIRRLRTIIVLLLILSLVACQPASVQQKGSVNNKDWQQRLEEKLPLLGHRNWILIVDKAYPAPNNSDIVMINTGAEMMDVLREMDSIFQMQAHIKPIIYQDAELDYLDEGLVKGVDKYKKEVKALWSKYTVQDIPHEAIFKKIDEASKLFKVVVLKTESLQPYTSVFIELDCGYWDAKREDSLRSRIR